GAAGGGCTTCATGAACAAGTGTTTTTGCCATGACGCGCTCCTCACTTATAAGGTGGAAATTTGCACCTAGCTCGCCAAAGATATCTTTGTTGCCCTCGCCATTTGCTTTGATGATCGTTTGGATATTTGCTCCGTAGTCTTTGATCTTTTGCGCGATCAGCTCAACTCTTTGCTCGTTATTTACAGTTATGATGACAGCGGCTGCATCGTCTAAGCAAGCGTTTTCAAGAGTGTTGCTTTGAAGCACGTTTCCTAAAAATACATTTTCCCCACGGCTCCTACCAAGCTCGACTAGACTGATATCATTATCAAGCACGATGTATAAAAGCTTTGTCTCTTTTAACCTTAAAACCACCTCTTGACCGAGCCTATCATAGCCAAAGACCACGATGTGATTTTTTAGTTTTTGTGGCTTTAAGGTCTCGTTTGACTCAACTACCACCTCACGCTCTACAAGATCAGCTAAGACATCAAGCTTTTTAAGTATAAAAGGTGTTGCAAACATCGATATAACAGAGGCTGCGATGAAAATTTGAGCTGTTTGGACATCAAGTAAATTTCTTGTAGTCATCAGCCCAAAGACAGCCAGTGCAAATTCGCCGATCTGACAGACGCTAAGTGCGGTCTTAGCAGCGACCCTGCGTTTTAAGTAGATATTTAAAACGGCAAAAACGACGATGGCTTTTACGACCATTATGCTAAAGACTAGACCTAAAACTAGCCAGATATTTGAGAGCACGACTACAAAATTTATCTGCATGCCAACAGTTATGAAAAATAGTCCAAGAAGCAGATCTCTAAAAGGTATGAGATCGACCTCGATCTGGTGCTTATACTGCGTCTCAGCCATCATCATGCCAGCTAAAAATGCGCCAAGTGAGTATGAAAAGCCAAAGAAGTGAGCTAGCGTGCTAGCACCAACGACTAAAAATAGGATCGTGGCTATAAAGACCTCTTGAGAGTTTGTCTGAACGACTTTGTAAAATATCCAGTTGATGACGTATTTGCCGAGCAAAAATAGCACAACGATAAGGATAACCGCACTCGTAAATGTTTTTAGCAAAAGCTCATTTATAGAGGCATCTTGCGAGCTAAACATATCTATCATAAGCAAAATAGGGATGACGGCGATATCTTGAAATAGCAAAATTCCAAGCGCCTTTCTACCATAAATTTTACTCACATCGCCATTGTCATTTAGTGTTTTTAGCACGATCGCAGTTGATGATAGAGCAAAGGCAAGACCAGCGATAAGCGCTGTCTCGTCCTTTAGATGAAGCGCGTAGTAAAGCATCACGCCCATCACAAAGCCGCTTAAGCAAACTTGCAGACCGCCATTTAGAAAGACCTCTTTTTTCATGCTCATCAGGTGCTTAAAGCTAAACTCAAGTCCGATCGTAAACATCAAAAATGCGATACCAAATTCCGCGATATGAGAAATTTCATCGTTGCTTTTTAGGTTGAAAAATTCTGATATAAGCGTGCCGGTTACGATGTAGCCGATGATGGTTGGTATCTGAAATTTCTTAAAAATGACATTTAACGCGACTGAGATAGCAGCGACAAGCAAGAAGCCTTCTAAAATTTGTTCCATATATTATTTTTTGCCTTCGTAAAATACAAGATCAAAGCTACTTTTTCTCTTTACTAGCGATCTTTTGGTGCTAGTTTGACTGGTAGCTTCGTGTAATTTTTTATTTAAATCATCAATAGTTGCTTCTAAATCGTCAATTTTCTCTTTTAGCTGAAGTATCACATCAACACCTGCTAAATTTACGCCAAGCTCACGGGTCAAATTTAGTATGGTTTTTACACGATCAACGTCTTTTTGCGAGTAGAGCCTCATCTTGCCATCTGTTCTTGAGGGTTCAACTAGTCCCTCTCTTTCGTATTGTCTTAAAGTTTGTGGATGTATGCTTAAAACCTTTGCTACAACGCTTATTAAAAAAAGTGGTTCTTCATAATTTTGCATTTTTTACTCCGGTAATTTTTCTTTTAACTCTTTTACTAAGCCCTCGTCAAGCTCACTGATATTTGGAAGTTTTACCCTAGCTTTTAAGTAAAGATCGCCATAAATTCCGCTCTTTCTGTTTTGCACGCCGTATCCTTTCAAGCGGATCTTTGTGCCTGTTTTTGAGTTCTCAGCGATTTTGATGGTTACATCTTTTTTATATGTATGTACATTTATCTTGCCGCCAAAGAGCATAGTTTTTAGTGGAATTTCTACATCTTTATATAGATCATCTCCGACTCTTTCGTACTCGTCACTTGGCTCAACGCTAATGGCAAGTATAAGATCGCCAGTTTGACCGCCAGCACTCTTGCCTTTGCCTTTTATGCGAAGTTTTTCGCCGCCTTCTATGCCGCTTGGGATCTTTATCTTGATGCTTTCGCCATTAAAATTTATCTTATGTTCGCCGCCAGTTACAGCCACGTCAAATGGTATAGAAATTTTAGCATTTACATCTAGATCAGCTCCGCCAAAGCCAAATCCACCTCCGCCAAAGCCTTCAAATCCCTCAAAACCTCCGCCAAAGCCACCGCTAAATTTAGCGCCGCCTCCGCCAAATCCGCCTGAGAAGATATTTTTCAAGATATCGTTTAGATCGCCCATATCGGCTGAACCTCTGGCAAAGTCGTGGAAATTTTGACCGCCAAACATATTATCGCCGTATTGATCATACTGGGCACGTTTTTTCTCGTCACTTAAAATTTCATAAGCAGCGTTTATCTCTTTAAATTTATCCTCTGCTCCAGGGTCTTTGTTGATGTCTGGGTGGTACTTTCTAGCAAGTTTTCTATAAGCTTTTTTTATCTCGTCGCTTGATGCGCCTTTTGAAACTCCTAAAGTTTCATATAAGCTTTCGCTCATATATTCTCCTTATGTTTTTTGACACGGATTATATCACAAAACTTTAGTCTATGCAAGTCAAGTTTATTTTTATTTACAAAGGAGAAAAAAAGCGTTAAGATTTTATTTTTAAGCTCTATTTATAATTTCAAGACATTTTCAATTTAAAGGAAAAAAATGAAAAAATTTATGCTAATTTCATTAGCAGCGGCTTCTTTGCTAATGGGAGCTGATATTAAATTTAACGAAGCAAACCAAGATGTAACTAGAGTTTCGCCGTTAAGCGATAAAAATAGTGTGCTTTCATACTATGACTCTATCGCTCAGGCAAAACTTTCAGTTGTAAATATCTCAACTACAAAAACAGTAAGCAACGCAGGCATCGAGCAGATGTTTAACGACCCGTTTTTTAATGAATTTTTTGGATTTAACTTTGCAAAGCCAAAAGAGAAAGAAAAGACAACCTCTCTTGGCTCTGGCGTTATCATCTCAAATGACGGCTACATCGTTACAAACAACCACGTCATCGAAGATAGCGACCAGATCGTTGTGACCTTGGCAAAGGGTGGCAAAGAGTATAAAGCAAAGCTAATAGGTAGCGATCCAAAGACTGATCTAGCCGTTATAAAGATAGATGCAAATGGGCTAAATGCGATCACATTTGCCGACTCATCAAAGCTGCTTGATGCAGATGTCGTCTTTGCTATAGGCAATCCTTTTGGCGTAGGCGAGAGTATCACTCAAGGCATCGTTTCAGGGCTAAATAAAGATGATATCGGACTTAATCAATATGAAAATTTCATCCAAACAGACGCCTCTATAAACCCTGGCAACTCAGGTGGCGCTTTGGTTGATAGCAGGGGCTATTTAGTCGGTATAAACTCAGCCATACTTTCAAAAAGTGGCGGCAACAACGGCATAGGCTTTGCCATACCATCAAATATGGTAAAAGATATCGCTAAAAAGCTGATAACTGACGGCAAGATCGAGCGTGGATTTATCGGCGTTACGATCGCAAATTTAACCGATGAGCAAAAAGAGCTTTATACAAATAAAGAGGGCGCGCTAATAAGCGGCGTAGAGCAGGGCATGCCAGCAGATGAAGCAGGGCTAAAAAGAGGCGACTTGGTTATTTCAGCAAACGGCAAAGCTATCAAAAACGCAAATGATCTTAAAAATTTCATCGGCTCACTAACTCCAAATAGCAGCGTTGATATAACTTATGAGCGATCAAATAAAGTTATGAATACAAAAATCAAGCTTGTAAATATGGATCACAACGCAAAAGATGCTACAAAAAGCGTTATCATCGAAGGTCTTAGCGTTAGTAATCTAAGCGATGAGATAAGATTTAAATATAAGATCAGCCCAGATACTCAAGGCGTGCTTGTAACTGACGTAAAATCTGGCTCAAAAGCTGAAGACTTTGGCTTTGAAAAGGGCGACGTGATAGTTCAAGTTGGCGAAGAGAGCATAAAAGACCTTCAGACATTTTCGAATACAGTCAAAAACGCAAAAGGCAAAAAGACGCTAGTGTGGGTAAACCGCGGTGGCATCATGCAAGGCCTTGTTATAAAATAACTACTTAAGAGCTGAAATTTCAGCTCTTAACTCTTTTAAATTTTTAAAACCTTTATCTGCTATAATCCTTAAAAATAAATTTACATCAGGAAAGATCATGACTAGAATTTTAATGATAGAAGATGATATGGAGCTTGCTGAAATTTTAACTGAATACCTAGAAAACTACGACATAAAAGTAACGACGGCCGAGGAGCCATATATCGGACTATCTACTTTAAACACAAGTGAATTTGACCTAGTTATCCTTGATCTTACGCTCCCTGGCATGGACGGACTAGAGGTGTGCAAAGAGATAAGGAAAAAACACAACATCCCTATAATCATCTCAAGCGCAAGGCACGATATAACGGACAAAGTAAATGCCCTAGATAATGGCGCGGACGACTATCTGCCAAAGCCTTATGACCCACAAGAGCTTCTTGCTCGCATAAAAAGCCATCTAAGAAGGCAGAGCATAGCTCCTGCAAATGAGGCAAGAAATTTAAACAAAGACTTGGTTTTAAAAGAATTTGAGCGTGAAATTTTATTTAAAGGCAGCGTGCTAAATTTAACCGCAGCGGAGTATGACATCTTAAAATATCTGCTTCAAAAAGAGGGCGGGGCGGTCACTAGAGAGGAGCTCATCTACAACTGCGAGAGCATAAATGAAGATAGCTCAAACAAAAGTATCGACGTCATCATCGGCAGAATTCGCCAAAAACTAAATGAAAATCCAAAAGAGCCAAAATACATCCACGCGATCCGCGGCATCGGCTATAAGTTGGTCCTTTGATGCCAAGATCTTCTATATTTATCACGATAACATTTATCTTTGGGCTCGCGCTTGTTTCGATATTTCTAGCCTTTTTGTGGCTCATGGGTTTTGATAAACA
Above is a window of Campylobacter concisus DNA encoding:
- a CDS encoding cation:proton antiporter, with the protein product MEQILEGFLLVAAISVALNVIFKKFQIPTIIGYIVTGTLISEFFNLKSNDEISHIAEFGIAFLMFTIGLEFSFKHLMSMKKEVFLNGGLQVCLSGFVMGVMLYYALHLKDETALIAGLAFALSSTAIVLKTLNDNGDVSKIYGRKALGILLFQDIAVIPILLMIDMFSSQDASINELLLKTFTSAVILIVVLFLLGKYVINWIFYKVVQTNSQEVFIATILFLVVGASTLAHFFGFSYSLGAFLAGMMMAETQYKHQIEVDLIPFRDLLLGLFFITVGMQINFVVVLSNIWLVLGLVFSIMVVKAIVVFAVLNIYLKRRVAAKTALSVCQIGEFALAVFGLMTTRNLLDVQTAQIFIAASVISMFATPFILKKLDVLADLVEREVVVESNETLKPQKLKNHIVVFGYDRLGQEVVLRLKETKLLYIVLDNDISLVELGRSRGENVFLGNVLQSNTLENACLDDAAAVIITVNNEQRVELIAQKIKDYGANIQTIIKANGEGNKDIFGELGANFHLISEERVMAKTLVHEALQCKIDHDVRA
- a CDS encoding heat shock protein transcriptional repressor HspR gives rise to the protein MQNYEEPLFLISVVAKVLSIHPQTLRQYEREGLVEPSRTDGKMRLYSQKDVDRVKTILNLTRELGVNLAGVDVILQLKEKIDDLEATIDDLNKKLHEATSQTSTKRSLVKRKSSFDLVFYEGKK
- a CDS encoding DnaJ family protein, with protein sequence MSESLYETLGVSKGASSDEIKKAYRKLARKYHPDINKDPGAEDKFKEINAAYEILSDEKKRAQYDQYGDNMFGGQNFHDFARGSADMGDLNDILKNIFSGGFGGGGAKFSGGFGGGFEGFEGFGGGGFGFGGADLDVNAKISIPFDVAVTGGEHKINFNGESIKIKIPSGIEGGEKLRIKGKGKSAGGQTGDLILAISVEPSDEYERVGDDLYKDVEIPLKTMLFGGKINVHTYKKDVTIKIAENSKTGTKIRLKGYGVQNRKSGIYGDLYLKARVKLPNISELDEGLVKELKEKLPE
- a CDS encoding Do family serine endopeptidase, encoding MKKFMLISLAAASLLMGADIKFNEANQDVTRVSPLSDKNSVLSYYDSIAQAKLSVVNISTTKTVSNAGIEQMFNDPFFNEFFGFNFAKPKEKEKTTSLGSGVIISNDGYIVTNNHVIEDSDQIVVTLAKGGKEYKAKLIGSDPKTDLAVIKIDANGLNAITFADSSKLLDADVVFAIGNPFGVGESITQGIVSGLNKDDIGLNQYENFIQTDASINPGNSGGALVDSRGYLVGINSAILSKSGGNNGIGFAIPSNMVKDIAKKLITDGKIERGFIGVTIANLTDEQKELYTNKEGALISGVEQGMPADEAGLKRGDLVISANGKAIKNANDLKNFIGSLTPNSSVDITYERSNKVMNTKIKLVNMDHNAKDATKSVIIEGLSVSNLSDEIRFKYKISPDTQGVLVTDVKSGSKAEDFGFEKGDVIVQVGEESIKDLQTFSNTVKNAKGKKTLVWVNRGGIMQGLVIK
- a CDS encoding response regulator transcription factor, giving the protein MTRILMIEDDMELAEILTEYLENYDIKVTTAEEPYIGLSTLNTSEFDLVILDLTLPGMDGLEVCKEIRKKHNIPIIISSARHDITDKVNALDNGADDYLPKPYDPQELLARIKSHLRRQSIAPANEARNLNKDLVLKEFEREILFKGSVLNLTAAEYDILKYLLQKEGGAVTREELIYNCESINEDSSNKSIDVIIGRIRQKLNENPKEPKYIHAIRGIGYKLVL